The following proteins are co-located in the Frigidibacter mobilis genome:
- the mdh gene encoding malate dehydrogenase: MARPKIALIGAGQIGGTLAHLTAIKELGDVVLFDISEGTPQGKALDIAESGPSEGFDAVMKGTNDYADIAGADVCIVTAGVPRKPGMSRDDLLGINLKVMKAVGEGIKAHAPDAFVICITNPLDAMVWALREFSGLPHNKVVGMAGVLDSARFRHFLSVEFGVSMRDVTAFVLGGHGDTMVPLVRYSTVGGIPLPDLVDLGWTTQDKLDAIVQRTRDGGAEIVGLLKTGSAFYAPATSAIEMAEAYLKDQKRVLPCAAYVKGALGLDGMYVGVPTIIGAGGIEKVIDIKMTKDEQAMFQKSVDAVKGLVDACKGIDPSLA, from the coding sequence ATGGCCAGACCCAAGATTGCGCTGATCGGCGCCGGTCAGATCGGCGGCACGCTCGCCCATCTCACCGCGATCAAGGAACTCGGGGATGTCGTCCTGTTCGACATCTCGGAAGGCACGCCGCAGGGCAAGGCGCTCGACATCGCCGAATCCGGCCCCTCCGAAGGCTTCGACGCCGTGATGAAGGGCACCAACGACTATGCCGACATCGCCGGCGCCGACGTCTGCATCGTTACCGCCGGTGTCCCGCGCAAGCCGGGCATGAGCCGCGATGACCTGCTGGGCATCAACCTCAAGGTGATGAAGGCCGTGGGCGAGGGCATCAAGGCCCATGCGCCGGACGCCTTCGTGATCTGCATCACCAACCCGCTCGATGCGATGGTCTGGGCCCTGCGCGAGTTCTCGGGCCTGCCGCACAACAAGGTCGTCGGCATGGCCGGCGTGCTCGATAGCGCCCGCTTCCGCCACTTCCTGTCGGTGGAATTCGGTGTCTCGATGCGCGATGTCACCGCCTTCGTGCTAGGCGGCCACGGCGACACGATGGTGCCGCTGGTCCGCTACTCCACCGTGGGCGGCATCCCGCTGCCGGATCTGGTCGATTTGGGCTGGACCACGCAGGACAAGCTCGACGCGATCGTGCAGCGCACCCGTGACGGGGGCGCCGAGATCGTCGGCCTGCTGAAGACCGGCTCGGCCTTCTACGCGCCCGCGACCAGTGCCATCGAGATGGCCGAGGCCTACCTCAAGGACCAGAAGCGCGTCCTGCCCTGCGCCGCCTATGTGAAGGGCGCGCTCGGGCTCGACGGGATGTATGTGGGCGTGCCCACCATCATCGGCGCCGGCGGGATCGAGAAGGTCATCGACATCAAGATGACCAAGGACGAACAGGCGATGTTCCAGAAGTCGGTCGATGCCGTGAAGGGCCTCGTCGACGCCTGCAAGGGCATCGACCCCTCGCTGGCCTGA
- a CDS encoding sulfite exporter TauE/SafE family protein, producing MQDSVLFWVAALAAALLVGAAKGGLPVTGMLAVPILSLVMPPVMAAGLLLPVYVVSDMFGVWAFRHAFDRRNLAILIPGAVAGIALGWATASLVPDRAVTGLVGLIGLVFSANLLLRRTVPPERGAAVAPGLFWGAVAGFTSFVSHAGAPPYQVYVLPQRLEKTVFAGTTTLFFAVVNAVKLVPYWALGQLSVENLKVAAVLVVPASLAVFAGLKLVKVLPEKLFFALVTWALLAVSLRLIWQAAAG from the coding sequence GTGCAAGACTCCGTGCTGTTCTGGGTGGCGGCGCTGGCCGCAGCCTTGCTGGTGGGGGCGGCCAAGGGCGGGCTGCCGGTGACGGGGATGCTGGCAGTGCCGATCCTGTCATTGGTGATGCCGCCGGTGATGGCGGCGGGGCTGCTGCTGCCGGTCTATGTGGTGTCGGACATGTTCGGGGTCTGGGCGTTCCGCCATGCTTTCGACCGGCGCAATCTGGCGATCCTGATCCCGGGCGCGGTGGCGGGGATCGCGCTTGGCTGGGCGACGGCGAGCCTTGTGCCGGACCGCGCGGTGACCGGGCTGGTGGGGCTGATCGGGCTGGTGTTCTCGGCAAACCTGCTGCTGCGTCGGACGGTCCCGCCAGAGCGGGGCGCCGCCGTGGCGCCAGGCCTGTTCTGGGGGGCCGTGGCGGGGTTCACCAGCTTCGTCAGCCATGCCGGCGCGCCACCCTATCAGGTCTACGTGCTGCCGCAGCGGCTGGAGAAGACCGTCTTCGCCGGAACCACAACGCTGTTCTTTGCGGTGGTGAACGCAGTGAAGCTGGTCCCCTACTGGGCGCTAGGGCAACTGTCGGTGGAGAACCTGAAGGTGGCGGCGGTGCTGGTGGTGCCTGCGAGCCTCGCGGTGTTCGCCGGGCTGAAGCTGGTCAAGGTGCTGCCCGAGAAGCTGTTCTTCGCGCTGGTGACATGGGCGCTGCTGGCGGTATCGCTGCGGCTGATCTGGCAGGCTGCGGCGGGCTGA